Proteins from a single region of Rhizobium binae:
- a CDS encoding glycosyltransferase family 4 protein codes for MLMEVLTDRGRPATRSAASVRHYLPGGCENGGGIGRLVGYITETAKETGTKHLVTDTRGAQWSKLTSPARLVGAILTMAKDRIVAPDRIHHIHIAGRGSTSRKLILTEAARLLGCCHILHLHDYDYAGDFAQRSPGQQRLIRRMFQNADRVVALGERDRATLTTLLGVDERRAVVAHNCVPDPGAHNIRDGETPLIVFLGRLSERKGVTELLSALSHPLMKELRWRAVVAGDGPVEHYRRLADAMGLSDRVEMPGWLDAGGARALCARADILVLPSHAEGLAMAVLEGLSHGLAVVTTRVGAHDEVITDGETGIFVPVGDQNYLAAALAKLVSDREFCVRLAVQGRAHYLNHFSMLAYMRSLQKLYRTVSAKPQAWVDAR; via the coding sequence ATGCTGATGGAAGTCCTCACAGACAGGGGCCGGCCGGCGACACGCAGCGCGGCGAGCGTACGCCACTATCTTCCGGGCGGATGCGAGAACGGCGGCGGCATCGGCAGGCTCGTCGGCTATATAACAGAGACGGCGAAAGAGACCGGCACCAAGCATTTAGTTACCGATACAAGAGGGGCTCAGTGGTCCAAGTTGACGTCACCGGCGCGACTGGTCGGTGCCATCCTGACGATGGCAAAGGACCGAATCGTTGCGCCTGACCGCATTCACCATATCCATATCGCCGGCCGCGGCAGCACTTCTCGCAAGCTGATCCTGACCGAGGCTGCCCGTCTGCTGGGGTGTTGCCACATATTGCACCTTCACGACTACGATTACGCCGGCGACTTCGCCCAACGCTCGCCGGGCCAACAACGGCTCATACGTCGGATGTTTCAGAACGCCGACCGTGTCGTGGCGCTGGGCGAGCGCGATCGAGCGACGCTGACGACCCTTCTGGGTGTTGACGAGCGCCGCGCGGTCGTTGCCCACAATTGCGTCCCCGATCCCGGGGCGCACAATATTCGCGACGGCGAGACACCGTTGATCGTATTCCTCGGCCGGTTGAGCGAACGCAAGGGTGTCACGGAGCTTCTGTCCGCCCTGAGCCACCCGCTTATGAAAGAACTCCGGTGGCGGGCCGTAGTGGCCGGCGATGGTCCTGTCGAGCATTATCGCCGTCTGGCCGACGCCATGGGGCTTTCCGATCGGGTCGAGATGCCCGGCTGGCTTGACGCCGGCGGGGCGCGAGCCTTGTGTGCGCGCGCAGATATTCTGGTCTTGCCGTCGCACGCCGAAGGGCTGGCGATGGCCGTGCTCGAAGGACTGTCCCATGGGCTCGCCGTCGTCACCACGCGGGTTGGGGCGCATGACGAAGTCATTACCGATGGCGAGACCGGGATCTTCGTGCCGGTGGGAGACCAGAACTACCTGGCCGCAGCTTTGGCAAAACTGGTGTCCGACCGGGAATTTTGCGTCCGCCTCGCCGTCCAGGGGCGCGCACATTATCTCAACCACTTCAGCATGTTGGCCTATATGCGGTCTCTCCAAAAACTTTACCGAACCGTGTCCGCGAAACCTCAAGCATGGGTTGACGCACGATGA
- the gmd gene encoding GDP-mannose 4,6-dehydratase: MDTGMKKNRKVALITGITGQDGAYLAEMLLDKGYIVHGLKRRSSSFNTSRIEHLYEDPHVENPRFILHFGDMTDSTNLIRVIQETQPDEIYNLAAQSHVQVSFETPEYTANADGTGTLRLLEAIRLLGLTKKTRFYQASTSELYGKVQEVPQSETTPFYPRSPYAAAKLYAYWIVVNYREAYGMHASNGILFNHESPIRGETFVTRKITRAAAAIHLGLQDRLYLGNLDAKRDWGHAREYVRGMWLMLQQDEPGDYVLATGETHSVRSFVDKAFAKVGMPIDWRGSGVEEKGYDKTSGQCVVEIDPAYFRPTEVDLLIGDPTKAHTKLGWKHETSLDQLVAEMVREDLKVMARNVPSVGVTKGFAYA, encoded by the coding sequence ATGGATACGGGAATGAAAAAGAACCGAAAAGTTGCGCTGATTACGGGCATAACAGGGCAGGACGGTGCGTATTTGGCCGAAATGCTGCTGGACAAGGGCTATATCGTTCACGGCCTCAAACGACGCTCGTCGTCCTTCAACACCAGCCGCATCGAGCATCTGTACGAAGATCCCCATGTCGAGAATCCCCGCTTCATTTTGCACTTCGGGGACATGACAGATTCAACCAATCTCATCCGCGTCATCCAGGAAACGCAGCCGGACGAAATCTATAATCTCGCCGCACAGAGCCACGTCCAAGTTTCGTTCGAGACACCGGAATATACTGCGAACGCCGATGGAACCGGTACCTTGCGGCTGCTTGAAGCAATTCGCCTGCTGGGGCTGACCAAGAAGACGCGCTTCTACCAGGCGTCCACCTCAGAGCTCTACGGCAAGGTCCAGGAAGTTCCGCAGAGCGAAACGACGCCTTTCTACCCTCGATCACCCTACGCCGCGGCAAAGCTCTATGCCTATTGGATTGTGGTCAATTATCGCGAGGCCTATGGCATGCATGCCTCGAACGGGATTTTGTTCAATCACGAAAGCCCGATCCGTGGCGAAACATTCGTGACGCGTAAAATCACCCGGGCGGCGGCGGCGATCCATCTTGGATTGCAGGACAGGCTTTATCTCGGCAATTTGGATGCCAAACGCGACTGGGGACATGCACGAGAATATGTCCGGGGCATGTGGCTGATGCTGCAACAGGACGAACCGGGGGATTATGTTCTGGCGACCGGTGAAACGCACTCGGTTCGTTCCTTTGTGGACAAGGCCTTCGCCAAGGTGGGCATGCCGATTGATTGGCGTGGGAGCGGAGTTGAGGAAAAGGGATACGACAAGACATCCGGTCAGTGTGTGGTAGAGATCGATCCAGCCTACTTCCGCCCGACTGAAGTTGATCTTCTGATTGGAGATCCAACGAAGGCGCACACGAAGCTTGGCTGGAAACATGAGACCAGTCTTGATCAGCTAGTCGCGGAGATGGTTCGCGAGGATCTGAAAGTCATGGCACGAAACGTTCCGTCGGTCGGAGTGACGAAAGGCTTTGCCTATGCCTGA
- a CDS encoding GumC family protein, producing the protein MTISTVPPDRNLPISSMRYDPRAQVETKADNLDLASAFRMLRRRMVMIIAITLLLMVPAAIMISGMKPVYQAWARLIIHQPLAKSLGVEDSSSGDLLDAKSETERLLSRSIAERVVRELRLNLRPEFNPALREVSFSESIRAKLRGLFDPRKPAEPVRDGIDAVIPEFYRALGVWHEDKSDVVQVSFTTNDPQLAAAVPNRAISIYLDERKAIVRSRLESAEKWILQRISEQKARADIAREAARNYQESMDVVSKEDAQDERLKSLIDLTGREGKIEETRVEVKAVISTLEAADSASVAVQNIALPDDIARKQRDLHAQEEDLARLLELYDSNAEAVVDLRGKIENSRADLSLATKQYLQTMRAKLAALDHEAAAVQSILDEAHEKRTRDALVQAELTRLQRIADKEQTALDKLEDQRRDLADKAKLPGAELEVLSPASVPLGPQGRGRLFYLVSALLAAISAAVTAAFVMEMWDRSVRSFDQIAGMARTIPAGLIPRLARKENPKTIFGHVQVPMFDEAIRTVILTLKQSNGGKLPNSIVVTSAHSGEGKSLIARSLAIELAAAAIPVLLVDGDLRRGELESFFKSGLRQGLNEFLNGHADIRDIVDHHPSGIDFIPSGKFSLQRRVRSNGLAEIIDMAGSAGRIVIFDSAPVLASTDTVLLTALAEKTLAVVRWGKTSRRAVEFGLQQMKSPRNSEIVVAINSVDPEKHALYNFSDSELFSRSLMKYYNFKE; encoded by the coding sequence ATGACGATTTCCACTGTCCCGCCGGACCGCAACCTTCCGATCTCGTCGATGCGATATGATCCTCGCGCTCAGGTAGAGACCAAGGCGGACAACCTGGACCTCGCATCCGCCTTTCGCATGCTGCGGCGAAGAATGGTGATGATCATCGCGATAACCTTGCTGTTGATGGTGCCTGCGGCGATCATGATCTCTGGGATGAAGCCTGTCTATCAGGCCTGGGCCAGGTTGATCATCCACCAGCCTCTCGCAAAATCACTTGGTGTGGAGGATAGCAGCAGCGGTGATCTGCTTGACGCCAAATCGGAGACGGAGCGGCTTCTATCCAGAAGTATTGCAGAGCGGGTCGTGCGCGAATTGCGGCTTAACCTTCGGCCGGAATTCAATCCAGCGCTGAGGGAGGTCTCATTCTCTGAGAGCATCCGGGCAAAATTGCGCGGCCTGTTCGATCCGCGAAAACCCGCCGAGCCGGTACGCGACGGCATCGACGCCGTCATCCCGGAATTCTATAGGGCGCTCGGCGTCTGGCACGAAGACAAGAGTGACGTTGTCCAGGTCAGCTTCACGACGAATGACCCTCAACTCGCCGCCGCGGTTCCGAACCGCGCCATCAGCATCTACCTCGATGAGCGGAAGGCCATTGTCCGCAGCCGTCTGGAATCAGCGGAAAAATGGATCTTGCAGCGCATCTCCGAACAAAAGGCTCGGGCGGATATTGCTCGCGAGGCTGCCCGAAACTATCAAGAATCGATGGACGTCGTCTCGAAAGAGGACGCTCAGGATGAGCGGCTGAAATCACTTATAGATCTCACCGGCCGCGAAGGGAAAATTGAGGAAACCCGGGTTGAGGTCAAAGCGGTGATATCGACACTTGAGGCAGCTGATAGCGCTTCGGTCGCTGTGCAGAACATCGCCCTCCCGGACGACATTGCCAGAAAGCAACGTGATCTTCACGCACAGGAAGAAGATCTTGCCCGTCTGCTTGAACTATACGACAGCAATGCCGAGGCCGTCGTGGATTTGCGCGGGAAGATCGAAAACTCCCGCGCCGATCTTAGCCTAGCGACCAAGCAATATCTCCAAACGATGCGCGCCAAGCTCGCCGCACTTGATCATGAGGCTGCCGCAGTCCAATCGATCTTGGATGAAGCCCATGAAAAACGCACACGCGACGCCCTGGTTCAGGCGGAATTGACGCGACTGCAGCGGATCGCCGACAAGGAGCAAACGGCGCTCGACAAGCTTGAGGACCAGCGGCGTGACCTCGCCGACAAGGCCAAGCTCCCCGGGGCGGAATTGGAAGTCTTATCACCGGCTTCAGTGCCGCTCGGACCGCAGGGACGTGGGCGGCTTTTCTATCTGGTGAGCGCCCTTCTTGCTGCAATCTCGGCGGCCGTAACGGCTGCTTTCGTAATGGAAATGTGGGACCGGTCTGTCCGGAGTTTCGACCAAATAGCTGGAATGGCCCGCACGATACCGGCTGGGCTTATCCCACGGCTGGCGCGGAAGGAAAATCCGAAGACGATATTCGGACACGTGCAGGTCCCGATGTTCGACGAAGCAATTCGCACCGTGATCCTGACACTCAAACAGTCCAATGGGGGTAAGCTGCCGAACAGTATCGTCGTTACCTCGGCTCACAGCGGAGAAGGCAAGTCGCTTATCGCGAGATCGCTGGCGATCGAACTCGCCGCAGCAGCAATTCCGGTGCTGCTGGTCGACGGCGACCTTCGACGGGGAGAACTCGAGTCGTTTTTTAAGTCGGGGCTACGGCAGGGATTGAACGAATTCCTGAATGGCCACGCCGATATCCGCGACATCGTCGACCACCACCCAAGCGGTATCGACTTCATTCCATCTGGCAAGTTCAGTCTTCAGCGGCGCGTCCGTTCGAATGGCCTCGCGGAAATCATCGACATGGCCGGCTCCGCCGGTCGGATTGTCATCTTCGATAGCGCACCTGTGCTCGCCTCGACAGACACCGTACTCTTGACTGCGCTCGCGGAAAAAACACTGGCAGTTGTCAGATGGGGAAAGACCAGCCGTCGCGCGGTCGAGTTCGGCCTGCAACAAATGAAAAGCCCGCGAAATTCGGAAATCGTTGTCGCAATCAATAGTGTAGATCCTGAAAAGCACGCGCTGTATAATTTCAGCGACTCAGAGCTATTCTCCAGATCTCTTATGAAATACTACAATTTCAAAGAATGA
- a CDS encoding FadR/GntR family transcriptional regulator, whose amino-acid sequence MTEANGESLNAEAGPPGKRERGKAVKLVDRVFDQLLERIRGGNYPPDSRLPGEHELASMLGVSRPIVRDALARLRDQGIVYARQGAGTFVSAHGSPTAQLAYSPVKTIADIQRCYEFRLTIEPAAAYFAAKRRNEQAIQKIANALADLREATSHQLHRTDADFIFHRAVTEAANNHYYTASIDALKAHIAVGMHLHGLSLLGPRQGLEQVYEEHNAIYKAIADGRADDAQRLMKAHLEGSRDRLFEGRVLDLSF is encoded by the coding sequence GTGACTGAAGCGAATGGCGAATCTTTGAACGCGGAAGCCGGCCCGCCGGGCAAGCGCGAACGCGGCAAGGCCGTCAAGCTGGTCGATCGCGTCTTCGACCAGCTGCTCGAACGGATCCGCGGCGGGAACTATCCGCCGGATTCTCGCCTTCCCGGTGAACATGAACTTGCATCGATGCTCGGTGTTTCTCGGCCGATCGTCCGCGATGCGCTGGCGCGGCTGCGCGACCAGGGCATCGTCTATGCCCGCCAGGGGGCCGGCACCTTCGTCAGCGCGCATGGGTCGCCGACAGCCCAGCTTGCCTATTCGCCTGTCAAGACCATTGCCGATATCCAGCGCTGCTACGAATTCCGCTTGACCATCGAGCCGGCCGCCGCCTATTTCGCCGCCAAGCGCCGCAATGAACAGGCGATCCAGAAGATTGCCAATGCTCTTGCTGATCTGCGCGAGGCGACCAGCCACCAGCTTCACCGCACCGATGCCGATTTCATCTTCCATCGCGCCGTGACCGAGGCTGCCAACAACCATTATTACACCGCCTCGATCGATGCGCTCAAAGCCCATATAGCCGTCGGCATGCATCTGCACGGCCTCTCCCTGCTCGGCCCTCGCCAGGGGCTGGAACAGGTCTACGAGGAGCATAACGCCATCTACAAGGCGATCGCAGATGGTCGCGCCGATGATGCGCAAAGGCTGATGAAGGCGCATCTCGAAGGTTCCCGTGACCGTCTGTTCGAGGGCAGGGTGCTCGATCTGTCCTTCTGA
- a CDS encoding protein-L-isoaspartate(D-aspartate) O-methyltransferase has translation MDMNRLRDHMVEHHVVRRGIRDENVTRAMRVVPREKFVDPGFEEFAYEDAPLSIGEGQTISQPFIVALMIEKADLNAGDKVLEVGTGSGYASALISRIVRHVYSIERHERLALQARDRFEKLGYGNIDVRVGDGSKGWAKAAPFDAIIVSAGAPEVPTALKEQLDLGGRLIIPVGRSDGQRLKRITRTGASTFEEEDLGGVLFVPLIGEDAWTAAHPMYTATAPSLRTEETSGKLISAAAEEFSSIDEQSFAALFDRFADSRIVLLGESTHGTAEFYETRAAISRHLIGHHGFNVIAVEADWPDAAAIDHWINGQAPGDGQPFDRFPKWMWRNLEFSRLVGWMKEENERRKASHKDPVRFYGLDLFNMSESIRSVLDYLETVSPDSAKIARERYGCLSPWQSNPATYGRAVLTEAYRSCEDAVLKQCTELLTRSLDDATSENDDFVNAVQSARLLAAAERYYRIMYYGGAQAWNLRDTYMADTVEHLLDYHGPAARIIIWAHNSHIGDARYTDMATARDELSLGQLCRQRFDGMTSLIGLGTHCGTVIAADDWDGQAEKKRMNPSLPESCERLCHDAAKPRFLLDLRADEELHASLVEQRLQRFIGVIYRPETERLSHYMSASLSRQYDAFVWFDETHALSPLIARQSGTGEEETFPFGF, from the coding sequence ATGGACATGAACCGCTTGCGAGACCACATGGTGGAACACCATGTCGTGCGCCGCGGCATCCGCGATGAAAATGTCACCAGGGCGATGCGCGTAGTGCCGCGCGAAAAATTCGTCGATCCGGGTTTTGAGGAATTCGCCTATGAGGACGCCCCTTTGTCGATCGGCGAGGGTCAGACGATCTCGCAGCCATTCATCGTCGCTTTGATGATCGAGAAGGCAGATCTGAACGCGGGCGATAAAGTTCTCGAGGTCGGAACCGGTTCCGGCTACGCCTCGGCCCTCATCAGCCGGATCGTCAGGCACGTCTATTCCATCGAACGCCATGAGCGGCTGGCGCTTCAAGCGAGAGACCGGTTTGAAAAGCTGGGGTACGGCAATATTGACGTCCGGGTGGGCGATGGCAGCAAGGGCTGGGCGAAAGCCGCTCCCTTCGATGCGATTATCGTTTCCGCTGGCGCACCCGAGGTGCCGACCGCCTTGAAGGAGCAGCTGGATCTCGGTGGGCGGCTCATCATCCCGGTCGGGCGCAGCGACGGACAGCGCCTGAAACGCATTACGCGCACGGGGGCATCCACCTTCGAGGAGGAAGATCTGGGCGGCGTCCTTTTTGTCCCGCTGATCGGCGAGGATGCCTGGACTGCCGCCCATCCGATGTATACGGCGACAGCCCCATCTTTGCGCACAGAGGAAACATCCGGCAAGCTGATCTCGGCCGCGGCGGAAGAATTCTCGTCGATCGACGAGCAGAGCTTTGCCGCCCTTTTTGATCGTTTTGCCGACAGCCGCATCGTTTTGCTTGGCGAATCCACCCATGGCACCGCCGAATTTTATGAGACGCGGGCTGCCATCAGCCGGCATCTGATCGGCCATCACGGGTTCAACGTCATTGCAGTCGAAGCGGATTGGCCGGACGCGGCCGCCATTGACCATTGGATAAATGGTCAGGCACCGGGAGACGGCCAGCCGTTCGACCGCTTTCCCAAGTGGATGTGGCGGAACCTGGAGTTTTCGCGGCTCGTCGGCTGGATGAAGGAGGAGAACGAACGGCGCAAAGCGTCGCACAAGGATCCGGTCCGGTTTTACGGCCTGGATCTTTTCAACATGTCCGAGTCGATCCGCTCCGTGCTCGATTATCTCGAAACGGTCAGCCCGGATAGCGCCAAAATTGCCAGAGAGCGCTACGGCTGCCTCAGTCCCTGGCAGAGCAATCCCGCGACCTATGGTCGGGCCGTTCTCACCGAAGCCTATCGATCATGCGAGGATGCGGTGCTGAAGCAATGCACGGAGCTTTTGACGCGATCGCTGGATGACGCGACCTCGGAGAACGATGATTTCGTAAACGCCGTCCAGTCCGCAAGACTGCTCGCCGCTGCCGAACGATATTATCGAATCATGTATTACGGCGGTGCCCAAGCCTGGAACTTGCGTGACACCTATATGGCCGACACCGTCGAGCATCTGCTCGACTATCATGGACCGGCGGCAAGGATCATCATATGGGCTCACAACTCCCATATCGGCGACGCCCGCTACACGGATATGGCAACCGCGCGCGACGAACTGAGCCTCGGTCAGCTTTGCCGGCAGCGCTTCGACGGGATGACAAGCCTCATCGGGCTGGGGACACATTGCGGCACGGTGATCGCCGCTGACGATTGGGACGGGCAGGCGGAGAAGAAGCGGATGAACCCGTCGCTCCCGGAGAGCTGCGAGCGTTTATGTCACGACGCCGCAAAGCCACGATTTCTTCTCGACCTCAGGGCCGATGAGGAATTGCACGCAAGTCTGGTCGAACAGCGGCTTCAGCGCTTCATAGGGGTGATCTACAGGCCGGAAACCGAACGGCTGAGCCACTACATGTCGGCATCACTATCGCGGCAATACGACGCCTTCGTCTGGTTCGATGAAACGCACGCACTTTCGCCACTCATCGCTCGGCAGTCCGGGACGGGCGAAGAGGAAACCTTCCCCTTCGGCTTCTAG
- a CDS encoding glycosyltransferase family 2 protein, whose amino-acid sequence MERPALSVLINNYNYARFVGRAIDSVLSQDARNVEIIVVDDGSTDQSRSVLQAYDSRVKVILQENAGQAAAINTAVGSSMGEILCFLDADDWWAPGKLSATAAAFRANPQASLVYHRLQPTLVDGTPKSKPIPRTLCSGSLSSLLARSAGWWPFPMTSAVAVRRSAWDAAGSIPHEFRISADAWLVGIYPFLGDVIAMPDSLGFYRIHNNNWYRSTEDASTLRRRMTHWQHTVEATNLFLSAHELPARLHLRDHYPYRVASAKLKGADALTRFKLAIEGLFFAGEPNLLRRTRDSLRSARDLSRLGLDVGLPGVAK is encoded by the coding sequence ATGGAGCGGCCGGCCCTCAGTGTCCTCATCAATAATTACAACTACGCTCGCTTTGTCGGGCGGGCTATAGACAGCGTGTTGAGCCAAGACGCACGCAATGTCGAGATAATCGTCGTCGATGACGGCTCGACCGACCAGTCGCGGTCTGTTCTGCAGGCGTATGACAGCCGCGTAAAGGTGATCCTTCAGGAGAACGCAGGACAGGCGGCTGCGATCAATACCGCGGTCGGATCAAGCATGGGTGAGATCCTATGCTTTCTGGATGCCGATGACTGGTGGGCACCGGGCAAGTTGTCGGCGACGGCTGCAGCGTTCCGTGCCAATCCTCAAGCATCACTCGTCTATCATCGACTGCAGCCAACGCTTGTCGATGGCACGCCGAAGTCCAAGCCGATCCCTCGAACCCTGTGTTCGGGCTCTTTGTCGTCGCTCCTCGCCAGATCGGCCGGTTGGTGGCCTTTTCCTATGACGTCAGCCGTCGCGGTACGGCGCAGCGCATGGGATGCTGCGGGCAGCATTCCACACGAGTTCCGGATATCGGCCGATGCCTGGCTCGTGGGGATCTACCCGTTTCTGGGGGACGTGATTGCCATGCCGGATTCCCTTGGATTCTACCGCATCCACAATAACAACTGGTATCGCTCGACTGAAGATGCCTCTACGCTAAGGAGGCGGATGACGCATTGGCAGCATACCGTCGAAGCAACGAACCTGTTTCTCTCAGCCCACGAACTACCGGCAAGACTACATCTGAGGGATCACTATCCCTATCGCGTCGCGTCGGCAAAGCTGAAGGGCGCCGATGCGCTCACTCGGTTCAAGCTTGCCATCGAAGGACTCTTCTTTGCCGGCGAGCCGAACCTGCTCAGGCGGACGCGGGACAGCTTGCGCTCGGCGCGCGACCTGTCACGGCTCGGCCTGGACGTCGGCCTGCCGGGGGTCGCGAAATGA
- a CDS encoding glycosyltransferase family 4 protein: MKALLLVSELEDYTISFASGVAQHLDVVLAVPRRRYAHLAASFDPAVDLHLLDWPRHRSLSNPWFLYQLTRLIRHEQPNLIHLLSNSTLWLNFAVPFWRPIPLVTTVHDVETHPGDSDTRTLPGWAPELMVKQSGHLVVHGEGLKRMVLDRYAKSPDCVHVLSHPSILRYAELARRQKMAPRGADGTIRVLLFGRIFAYKGLEHLVRAEAMLKDALPNLRVTVAGRGDNPAIFLPLMGDADRYDIRNRFIEDAEVAQLFLDTDIVVLPYTEASQSGVLNLAAAFGKPVIVTDVGELRDTVEPNGLGMVVPPGDAKELAAAIRTLADNGELRNRFGANALDWAKGPNSPERVGGQAAAVYREVVGSC; the protein is encoded by the coding sequence ATGAAGGCGCTGTTGCTCGTTTCCGAACTGGAAGACTATACCATCTCCTTCGCCAGCGGCGTTGCCCAGCACCTCGATGTCGTGCTTGCCGTGCCTCGCCGGCGCTATGCGCATCTCGCCGCTTCCTTCGACCCGGCCGTCGATCTGCACCTTCTGGACTGGCCGAGACACCGTTCTCTCTCCAATCCGTGGTTTCTATATCAGCTTACCCGTCTGATCCGGCACGAACAGCCGAACCTTATTCATCTCCTCAGCAATTCTACGCTTTGGCTGAACTTCGCCGTGCCGTTCTGGCGCCCGATCCCGCTTGTGACGACGGTCCATGACGTCGAAACCCACCCGGGCGACTCCGACACGCGCACATTGCCAGGTTGGGCGCCCGAACTGATGGTGAAGCAATCCGGACACCTTGTCGTTCATGGCGAAGGACTGAAGCGGATGGTCCTCGACCGATATGCAAAATCGCCGGACTGCGTCCATGTTCTGTCCCATCCCTCCATCCTTCGCTATGCCGAGCTCGCCCGGCGACAGAAGATGGCGCCGCGCGGAGCGGATGGAACGATACGCGTCCTGCTGTTCGGACGGATATTTGCCTATAAGGGTCTGGAGCATCTGGTCCGGGCTGAAGCGATGCTCAAGGACGCGCTTCCCAACCTGCGCGTCACGGTCGCGGGCCGCGGCGACAATCCGGCGATATTCCTACCGCTTATGGGGGATGCCGACCGCTATGATATTCGCAATCGTTTTATCGAGGATGCCGAGGTCGCTCAGCTTTTCCTGGACACCGACATCGTCGTCCTTCCCTATACAGAAGCATCCCAAAGCGGCGTGCTCAACCTGGCCGCCGCATTTGGCAAACCGGTCATTGTTACCGACGTCGGTGAGTTGCGCGATACCGTTGAGCCCAACGGACTGGGGATGGTGGTCCCTCCCGGAGATGCCAAAGAGCTCGCGGCTGCGATCAGGACATTGGCAGACAACGGCGAGCTCAGAAACAGGTTCGGTGCCAATGCGCTCGATTGGGCCAAGGGACCAAATTCGCCTGAACGGGTCGGCGGCCAGGCCGCGGCAGTTTATCGGGAGGTGGTCGGATCATGCTGA
- a CDS encoding O-antigen ligase family protein, producing the protein MRVDSLRTASGPTISWRVIECWGAGISLFFQAGALLPLILADADGALSESARSILRLPCIPVYVFTAVILIRNFPQFLTALRRNLMVPLILALPFLSTLWSIGPSTTLRRAIGLLFCVLLSYVLAIRFTPRQLLFLLFVTLGACIVLSLIISVVLPALATMPDGAMRGAFIHKNVLGWYAALMILVATAVLIDGTFGLRRTAFVLLAAGIICLASSGSMTAIIATSVAFCLMGFYSLLQRSSSIGRIVIVLFFLQLSVGILISLHEFLVPALEALGKDATLTGRVPLWELVDREISDSWMLGYGYQAFWTTANPEAMHMWAKIGWAAPHAHNGYRDILLSFGVVGMIPFALMLPHAIRQGAMLHCHDAQYGWLWLNVLTIMILVMNLTESIFFVQNDAIFILFTTAIIMFSLYAPVVSISHAPAWQPSRVAL; encoded by the coding sequence ATGAGAGTAGATAGCCTCAGAACTGCCAGCGGGCCAACCATCAGTTGGCGGGTCATAGAATGCTGGGGCGCCGGCATATCCCTTTTTTTTCAAGCAGGCGCCCTTCTGCCGCTGATCTTGGCAGATGCGGACGGAGCGCTCAGCGAATCTGCCAGATCTATACTGCGTCTGCCTTGCATTCCTGTATATGTATTTACAGCCGTGATCCTGATACGCAATTTTCCGCAGTTTCTAACGGCGCTCAGGCGAAATCTGATGGTTCCCCTGATCCTTGCCTTGCCGTTTTTGTCGACGTTGTGGTCGATCGGACCTTCAACGACCCTTAGGCGCGCAATCGGTCTCTTGTTTTGCGTGCTTCTTTCCTACGTCCTGGCGATCCGCTTCACGCCAAGGCAGCTGCTGTTCCTGTTATTTGTGACCCTGGGAGCCTGTATCGTCCTCAGTTTGATCATCTCTGTGGTGTTACCAGCCCTTGCCACTATGCCGGATGGTGCGATGCGGGGCGCCTTCATTCACAAGAACGTGCTGGGCTGGTACGCGGCGCTGATGATCTTGGTGGCGACCGCCGTGCTGATCGACGGGACGTTCGGCCTGCGGCGAACCGCGTTCGTCTTGTTGGCCGCGGGTATCATCTGCCTTGCGAGCTCCGGATCGATGACCGCAATCATTGCAACGTCCGTCGCGTTTTGCCTGATGGGCTTTTATTCCCTCCTGCAAAGAAGCAGCAGTATTGGCCGTATCGTCATCGTCCTGTTTTTCCTTCAGCTGTCTGTCGGCATTCTGATTTCGCTTCACGAATTCCTGGTTCCGGCTCTTGAGGCGCTTGGCAAGGACGCGACCTTGACGGGCCGGGTGCCGTTGTGGGAGCTGGTTGATCGCGAAATATCCGATAGTTGGATGCTTGGGTACGGTTACCAGGCTTTCTGGACAACCGCGAACCCCGAAGCGATGCACATGTGGGCGAAGATCGGATGGGCCGCGCCCCACGCGCATAATGGATATCGCGATATCTTGTTGAGCTTCGGAGTCGTGGGAATGATCCCGTTTGCTCTGATGCTTCCCCATGCAATCCGCCAGGGCGCGATGCTCCATTGTCATGATGCGCAGTACGGGTGGCTCTGGCTCAATGTCCTGACGATCATGATCCTGGTGATGAATCTGACCGAGAGTATTTTTTTCGTTCAGAATGACGCCATCTTCATCCTGTTCACCACAGCCATCATCATGTTTTCGCTGTACGCGCCCGTCGTTTCGATCAGCCATGCGCCAGCTTGGCAGCCGTCCCGCGTGGCCTTATGA